CGGCCTTGGGTATATTGAGCAAGGTGGAGGTGTGATGCGGGTCCTTCTCACGGGCGCTGCGGGCTTCCTGGGGAGCCATCTGGCGGAGAGGCTTCTTAAGGAGGGATGCGAGGTCATCGGGGTGGACAACCTCTCCACGGGGCAGAGACGGAACCTGGACCGCCTTCTGGCCCATCCGGGCTTTCACTTTCTCCAGGCAGACGTGACCCGGCCCCTTCAGGTGGAAGGCCCTCTGGACTGGATACTCCACTTCGCCTCTCCCGCCTCTCCTCCCCGCTACCTAAAGCTTCCCATCCCCACCCTCCTGGTGAACGCCGAGGGTACCCGGCACCTCTTGGACCTGGCCCTGAGGAAGGGGGCCCGCTTCTTCCTCGCCTCCACCAGCGAGGTGTACGGTGACCCCCTCGTCCACCCCCAGCCCGAGACCTACTGGGGCAACGTGAACCCCGTGGGGCCCCGGAGCATCTACGATGAGGGTAAGCGCTACGCCGAGGCCCTGACCATGGCTTACCACCGGGCGCATGGGCTTTCTGTTCGCATCGTAAGGATCTTCAACACCTATGGTACTTTCATGGACCCCGAGGACGGCCGGGTGGTGTCCAACTTTATCATCCAGGCTCTCCGTGGTGCGCCCCTCACGGTCTACGGGGACGGGAGCCAGACCCGCTCCTTTTGCTACGTGGACGACCTCATAGAGGGCATCCGCCGCCTCATGGAGGTGGACTACCCCTATCCCGTGAACCTGGGTAACCCCGAGGAGTACCGGGTTCTGGACCTGGCCCACCTGGTGAAGGAGCTCACGGGAAGCCCCTCCTCCATCGTCTTCAGGCCCCTGCCGGAGGACGACCCCAAACAGCGGCGGCCCGATATCACCCTCGCCAGGAGGCTCCTCAGTTGGGAACCCCGGGTGCCGGTGCGGGAAGGCCTCGAGCGCACCATCGCCTACTTCCGGGAGGTAGTGGCCCATTAGGGCTGCGGTGCAAAAGCTCTTTTCTTCCCAGGCCTTG
The window above is part of the Thermus islandicus DSM 21543 genome. Proteins encoded here:
- a CDS encoding UDP-glucuronic acid decarboxylase family protein; the encoded protein is MRVLLTGAAGFLGSHLAERLLKEGCEVIGVDNLSTGQRRNLDRLLAHPGFHFLQADVTRPLQVEGPLDWILHFASPASPPRYLKLPIPTLLVNAEGTRHLLDLALRKGARFFLASTSEVYGDPLVHPQPETYWGNVNPVGPRSIYDEGKRYAEALTMAYHRAHGLSVRIVRIFNTYGTFMDPEDGRVVSNFIIQALRGAPLTVYGDGSQTRSFCYVDDLIEGIRRLMEVDYPYPVNLGNPEEYRVLDLAHLVKELTGSPSSIVFRPLPEDDPKQRRPDITLARRLLSWEPRVPVREGLERTIAYFREVVAH